TGAGAAGTGGGGCGAGCGAATCGGCAAGGACTATCTCAATGAGATGCGCTCTCTTTAATTGAACCCCTGTGAAGTCCTTTTCGAAAGCCCGCCTTACGGCGGGCTTTCTTTTCGTGCAGCAAACGGCTGTTTGTGTTAAATTGGTGTCTCGGAAAGTCGGTACACCGGCTGGAATTTCCCCCAAAGGGATCAGGTAAAAAAGATGACGTGAAGCGGAAGAGATGCTTCTGTCACTGTCTCCAGCGAAATTTCATTCGATGTTTTTTCCCCGCAAATCCAAATCCTTGTTTTTCCTGCTGCTCATCATCGGCATCACCATTGGTATTCTGTTTTGGCTTAAACATACGACCGATGCCGTTCGGGCTGAAGCCCGGGAGCGGTTTTTCGAGCAATACAACCGGCAGCAGTATCTGATGGCCGAGCTGGCTTCGCACACCCTGGAGGAAATGTTCGCCACGTTTCACCGAGACCTCGATTTCGTGGTGAGTCTCTTCGAAAGAAGGGAAGTGAACCGGCAGCGTGCCAGAGAGGTCCAGGGTACGCTGGAGAAGATTTACGACTCTCTGGCTCACACCCCCGTGATCGACCTGGTAATTTTCGACCATCAGGGAACCACCATCGGCATCGAGCCCGCCGACCCCTATACCCTGGGACGCAATTACGCATGGCGGGATTACTTCCGCTGGGCCCGGGAAGAAGGGAAGCCTGGACAGATGTATCTCTCCCCTTTCATGCCCCTGGCTGGAGGGCAGCAACGCGGGGACAAGGCCCTGATCGTCGCCGAAGGGATCTACGACCCGCAGGGGGAATTCCTCGGGGTGGTCACATTCACCCTGAATTTTGATGAACTGGTCCGCAAACAGATCCTTCCCGTCCGCATCGGAACCGATGGCTATGCATGGCTCGTGGATACAAGCAGCCGGACCGTACTGGTCGACCCCAACGGGAACATCACTGGTATGAGCTTTGAAGAAGCGTTTCTTCCCAAATGGCCGGGGCTGTTCGATCTTCTGCTCTCCATGGAGGACGGTAATCCGGGGAGCGGTTCGTATGCCTACCAGGACCCGGATGACCCGGGCCGTCAGGTACGAAAGCTGGTCAGCTTTCATCCGGTGTCCATCGCGGGCCGGCACTGGACCCTTGGAGTGGCCACCCCCCAGAGGGAAGTAGAGAACCTCCTTTCCTCCTTCCTGCAGCGCCAGGAGGCCCTGGCGACAACCCTCCTGGTGACGGTCGCGGGGGTCGCCTCCATGCTGCTGGGGCTGCTCTTCACCTGGAATCGTGCTCTTTCGGCTCAGATCGAACGCCATACCAGGAACCTCAATGCCGCCCACTCACGACTGGAGTCGACCTTCGAGGAGCTGTTGGCGGCAAAAAAAATGGCTGCCGTGGGACACTTGGCCCTGGGCCTGGCCCACGAGATCCGCAACCCGCTCTCAGCGATCCAGATGAACATGCAGATGATCCGAAAAAAAATCAACCCCGCCGGCATTCTCCGGGAAAACTTCTCCATCGTGGAAGGAGAAATTCAGCGTCTCAATGATTTCCTGAAGGATGTCATGGATTTCGCCAAGTCGCGTCCACTGCGTCTGCGATCCGCTGAGGTGGGAGAAATCGTGAGCCGTCTGATAGGGTTGATGAACCAGCGCCTCAAGACCCTGCAAATCCAGACGGAAATACACATCGAGTCGCCATTGAATCTGATTTGCGATCCGGAGCAGATCTACCGGGTGCTCCTCAACCTGATTCTCAATGCCATCGAGGCCATGGAAAAGGTTACGGGTGAAAGGCGCCTCACCATCGCCGCTTCGACCCGAAACGGGATGGCCCTGATCCGGGTCAGCGACACCGGCCCAGGGATCCCGTCGGAAAAACGCGAGCAGCTTTTCGACCCCCTTTTCACCACCAGAGCCTCAGGGGGGGGGCTGGGGTTGTCCATTCTCCAGACCATTGTCCTGCGCCATGGCGGATCGGTCAGCGTCGAAAGCAAGCCAGGCCGTGGCTCCGCATTTACCGTAACACTCCCCCTTGAAGGACCTGCGAAAACCGGAGATCCCCACTGATGAAAACCATCCTCATAGCCGATGATGAAAAGTCCATCCGGAGGACACTGGAGCTGCACCTGTGCGAAGAAGGGTATGAGGTTCTTACGGCGGTCGATGGTCCCGATGCGGTGGCCAAAGCCGTAGAGAAGGAAGTCGATCTGGTGCTTCTCGATCTGCGACTACCGGGCATGGATGGGTTCGAGGTCCTCAGGATCATAAAAGAGAGGCGTCCGGCTCTGCCGGTGGTCATGATCACCGCCTACGACGACATGTCAACTGCCATTGAGGCCATTCGTCTCGGCGCGATGGACCATCTCGGCAAGCCGGTCGATCTCGACCACCTCGACGGGGTCATAGAAAAGATCTTCGAAATGAGCTCCTTATCCCGGGATGGCGTCCTTCTCTGCGAGTCTCCCGAGCCCCCTTTCGAAAAAAACATCATGGTCGGCCGCTCCCGTTCCATGAAAGAAGTCTATAAAACAATCGGTGCTGTTGCCGATTCCAGGGCCACGGTCCTGATACATGGCGAAAGCGGGACCGGTAAGGAACTGGTTGCACGGGCCCTGCACTTCAACAGTCAGTTCCGCAACCGTCCTTTCATCGCGGTGGCCTGCTCCGCTCTTGCTCCCACCCTCCTCGAAAGCGAACTTTTCGGCCATGAAAGAGGAGCTTTCACGGGAGCCTATCGGACCAAGCCGGGAAAGTTCGAGCTGGCGGAGGGAGGAACTCTTTTTCTGGACGAAATTTCGGAGACCAGCCTCGAAATCCAGGTCAAACTGCTTCGGGTTCTTCAGGAGAGGGAATTCGAGCGGGTCGGAGGGGATGAAACTCTCAAGGCCGATGTGCGTATCATCGCGGCCACGAACAAGGACCTTTCCGCCCTGGTCGCCCGCAATGACTTTCGCAAGGACCTCTATTACCGTCTAACGGTAGTCACCCTCGATCTGCCGCCCCTTCGAGATCGCAAAGAGGACATTCCCATGCTGGTGAAGTTTTTTCTCGAGAAGATTCGCCATGAAATGGGCAAGAGTGTGGAGGTTGTCCCCCAGGAGAGTATGAGCCGTATTTTCGATCACTCCTGGCCGGGCAATGTGCGGGAATTGGAAAATACGCTTCGCCGGGCCGTTCTGCTTTCTCCCGGCAATGTTCTGCTCCCGGAGGCTCTCCGGATCGACGGCAGCAAAGGAGGCGACAAGCTTCCCCTGATGATCAAGCCTCTCCAGGAATTGGAAAGGGAGCACATCGAAAACATTCTTGCTTTCACCAATCACGAGAAGAAGCGTGCCGCCCGGATCCTCGGGATTTCCCGCCCCACTCTGGACAGGCGTATCCGGGAATACGGTCTCAACTATTCGCAGAAGGAGTGAGGCGCCTCCTCCCCTTCCCGACTCCCTCCCACCTCAGGTCTTCAGGTGCTTTCTATCCCTGGGGTGTCGGAAAAGTGATTTTCCTTTTTCATCAGCCTGCTACCCGGACACCAGAACCGGAATGGTCATGTGTTCGAGGAAATAACGGGCGACCGGTCCGGAACCGGCGGTTCCGATTCTGCCGGAGGGAAAGATCCCCATCACGACCAGATCGGCGCCCAGATCGCACGCCTGGTTGAGAAGCAAATCCCCGACGCGGATATCGTCCGACCTGAGCTTGTCAGCCAGGGAATGTATCCCGTGACGCTCGAGATAGGTTTGCAGGTTCACGACATCATTTTCAAAATCCCCCCCCTGAGGATTCACCCTGACGACGTTGACCTGCCGGGCGTGCTTCATCAGGGGGAGAGCATCGTTGACAGCCCGGGAAGAGGCCTTTCCGCGTCGCCAGGCCACCATGATCCGATCGCCGACCGTTTTGAATTCTCCTTTATGCGGAACGATCAGAACCGGGCGACCGCTTCCCAGGGCAACCTGCTCGGGATTGAAGGGATGGCCGGAACTGATCTCGGTCTGACCGACAACCACCAGGTCGGCGTAATAAGCCTGGAGGATCACCCTTTCGCTGACCTCGATTAAAGACTCTTCCGCAGTACCGCTGAGCCAAACGGCTGCCACACCTGCCCGAGCGGCTCTTTCATGGAAAAGAGTTTCCGTCTTCACCTCTGGGCTGGCATTGGGCCGGTAGGGTGAATGGTAAGTACTTTCCGTTGCGTAAAGACCGGTGAGATGGGCCTGGTGTCTGTGCGCCAGAGAAATGGCGACATCCAATCTGGCATGACAGCCAGGGGTATGATCGAGATGAACAAGTATTTCTTTCAAAGCCATGGCGATCGATCTCCGGGGCTCGGCCCTATACTCCTAGGTGCTGTTTGTGTATTTCCGGATTGGAGGCCAACTCCTCCGAACTTCCTTCAAAAACAATCCTGCCCTTGCTGATGATGATGTTCCGGTCGGACACGCCGAGCAGCGCCTTCAGATCCTTATCCACGATGACCGAGGCAATGCCGCTCTCCTTGATCTGGCGGACAACCGACCAGATTTCATTCCGGATCAGCGGCGCCAGTCCCTCGGTGGCTTCATCGAGAAGAATAAGATCGGGATTGGTCATCAGCGCCCGGCCGACAGTGAGCATCTGCTGCTCTCCGCCGGAGAGATGGTTTCCCATGTTGGTCATTCGCTGTGCCAGGCGGGGAAAGGTATCCAACACCCGGTCCAGATCCCATTCCCGGCGGCCATTGGGTCCCTGCCGGGCGGCCATGACCAGATTTTCCCGCACCGTGAGTTTGGGGAAGATGCCACGGTCCTCGGGGACAAAGGCAATCCCTTGGCGGACGATCTTCTGGGGCGGCGCTCCGGTCATGTCGCGTCCGAAGACCTTGACCGTCCCCCGCCGAGGAGGCGTCAGCCCCAGCAGAGAGCGCAGCAGGGTCGTTTTTCCCATTCCGTTGCGCCCCATCAGGCTCACTGTTTCCCCTGCGGAAACGTTGAAATTTATGCCATGGAGGATGTGACTGTCCCCATAGTACGTATGGATCTCGCGGGCCTCGATGATCGGGTTGCTCGCTGTTTCTTTCACTGCGCCGTTTCCTCCGTTTCCTCCACGCCCAGATAGGCTTCCTGCACTGCCTGACTGCTGCGGATCTGATCAACCGTCCCCGTTTCCAGCACCCGGCCATTGACCATGACAGTCAGCCGGTCGGCAATGGAAAAGACCGCGTCCATATCGTGTTCGATAAGAATCAGCGTATGATCCTCGGCCAGACGGCGCAGAAGAGTGATGACCTGTTTCGACTCCTCGCTCCCCATGCCGGCAAGAGGCTCATCCAGCAGCAGCAGTTCAGGCTCTGTGGCCAGCATCATGCCGATCTCCAGCTGCCGCTGCTCACCGTAGCTCATTGCTGCGGCCACGGTCTCACAGCGTTTGCCGAGGCCGCAGAGTTCCAGTGCCCGCTCGGTGCGCTCCCGCACGTCTCTAAGGCGAGAAGCGGGACGGAAAAAGCGCATCGAGGTATTGAGTCGCGACTGCGCGGCCACCCAGCAGTTCTCATAGCAGGTGAACTGAGAGAAAATGTTGGTTTTCTGATAGCTGCGGCCGATCCCGAGTTGCGAGACCTGGTCAGGCGGCAGACGGGTGATGTCCCGCTCCTTGAAAAGAATGGCGCCGTCATTCGGCAACAGATCACCTGAGAGCAGGTTGATCAGGGTGGTCTTGCCGGCGCCGTTCGGTCCGATGATCGCATGCACCTGGCCACGCTCGAAGGCGAGCGAGACATTGTTGGTGGCAATCAGTCCGCCGAAACTCTTGCTCAGCCGCTGAGTTCGCAGGATCGTTTCACTCATGGCTGCGCCTCCTTGTGAGAATCAACCTTTTTGGCCGACGTCGGACTCCCGCCGATCCACCCCCGCCCCAAGTCAGCGACCTTGGGAAAGAGACTGGCCACTCCGTGGGGGAGAAAAAGGACCACGGCGATGATGATGCCGCCGAACAGCAGCTGCCAGTGCGGGGTCAGTTCCGGGAGGAAGTTCTGCAACAGGACAACTGCGAAGGCGCCGAGCACCGGACCATAAAGCGTTCCCATGCCACCGAGAATGACGATCGCAATGACGATGCCGGACTCATGCCAGCTCAAAAAAGCCGGATTGATATACCCGGTGTGGGCCGCCTCCAGGAATCCCGCCAGTCCCGCCAGGGTGCCGGCAAGAACAAAGCTCACGAGCTTATACCGATTGGTGGCATATCCCAGCGCCTGCACCCGATGTTCATTGGCGCGAATCGCCGTGATGACCCGTCCGAAGGGGGCGCGCAGGATCATCTTCA
The Desulfuromonas sp. TF DNA segment above includes these coding regions:
- a CDS encoding universal stress protein, whose translation is MALKEILVHLDHTPGCHARLDVAISLAHRHQAHLTGLYATESTYHSPYRPNASPEVKTETLFHERAARAGVAAVWLSGTAEESLIEVSERVILQAYYADLVVVGQTEISSGHPFNPEQVALGSGRPVLIVPHKGEFKTVGDRIMVAWRRGKASSRAVNDALPLMKHARQVNVVRVNPQGGDFENDVVNLQTYLERHGIHSLADKLRSDDIRVGDLLLNQACDLGADLVVMGIFPSGRIGTAGSGPVARYFLEHMTIPVLVSG
- a CDS encoding ABC transporter ATP-binding protein, translated to MSETILRTQRLSKSFGGLIATNNVSLAFERGQVHAIIGPNGAGKTTLINLLSGDLLPNDGAILFKERDITRLPPDQVSQLGIGRSYQKTNIFSQFTCYENCWVAAQSRLNTSMRFFRPASRLRDVRERTERALELCGLGKRCETVAAAMSYGEQRQLEIGMMLATEPELLLLDEPLAGMGSEESKQVITLLRRLAEDHTLILIEHDMDAVFSIADRLTVMVNGRVLETGTVDQIRSSQAVQEAYLGVEETEETAQ
- a CDS encoding PAS domain-containing sensor histidine kinase, with amino-acid sequence MFFPRKSKSLFFLLLIIGITIGILFWLKHTTDAVRAEARERFFEQYNRQQYLMAELASHTLEEMFATFHRDLDFVVSLFERREVNRQRAREVQGTLEKIYDSLAHTPVIDLVIFDHQGTTIGIEPADPYTLGRNYAWRDYFRWAREEGKPGQMYLSPFMPLAGGQQRGDKALIVAEGIYDPQGEFLGVVTFTLNFDELVRKQILPVRIGTDGYAWLVDTSSRTVLVDPNGNITGMSFEEAFLPKWPGLFDLLLSMEDGNPGSGSYAYQDPDDPGRQVRKLVSFHPVSIAGRHWTLGVATPQREVENLLSSFLQRQEALATTLLVTVAGVASMLLGLLFTWNRALSAQIERHTRNLNAAHSRLESTFEELLAAKKMAAVGHLALGLAHEIRNPLSAIQMNMQMIRKKINPAGILRENFSIVEGEIQRLNDFLKDVMDFAKSRPLRLRSAEVGEIVSRLIGLMNQRLKTLQIQTEIHIESPLNLICDPEQIYRVLLNLILNAIEAMEKVTGERRLTIAASTRNGMALIRVSDTGPGIPSEKREQLFDPLFTTRASGGGLGLSILQTIVLRHGGSVSVESKPGRGSAFTVTLPLEGPAKTGDPH
- a CDS encoding ABC transporter ATP-binding protein, with the protein product MKETASNPIIEAREIHTYYGDSHILHGINFNVSAGETVSLMGRNGMGKTTLLRSLLGLTPPRRGTVKVFGRDMTGAPPQKIVRQGIAFVPEDRGIFPKLTVRENLVMAARQGPNGRREWDLDRVLDTFPRLAQRMTNMGNHLSGGEQQMLTVGRALMTNPDLILLDEATEGLAPLIRNEIWSVVRQIKESGIASVIVDKDLKALLGVSDRNIIISKGRIVFEGSSEELASNPEIHKQHLGV
- a CDS encoding sigma-54 dependent transcriptional regulator, encoding MKTILIADDEKSIRRTLELHLCEEGYEVLTAVDGPDAVAKAVEKEVDLVLLDLRLPGMDGFEVLRIIKERRPALPVVMITAYDDMSTAIEAIRLGAMDHLGKPVDLDHLDGVIEKIFEMSSLSRDGVLLCESPEPPFEKNIMVGRSRSMKEVYKTIGAVADSRATVLIHGESGTGKELVARALHFNSQFRNRPFIAVACSALAPTLLESELFGHERGAFTGAYRTKPGKFELAEGGTLFLDEISETSLEIQVKLLRVLQEREFERVGGDETLKADVRIIAATNKDLSALVARNDFRKDLYYRLTVVTLDLPPLRDRKEDIPMLVKFFLEKIRHEMGKSVEVVPQESMSRIFDHSWPGNVRELENTLRRAVLLSPGNVLLPEALRIDGSKGGDKLPLMIKPLQELEREHIENILAFTNHEKKRAARILGISRPTLDRRIREYGLNYSQKE